A stretch of Chitinophaga caeni DNA encodes these proteins:
- a CDS encoding SDR family NAD(P)-dependent oxidoreductase, whose translation MFRLDGKVAVITGGGSGIGQAISQCFAAQGAFVNIIELNETAGTETLANILQDGYKAAYHKCNVASQTDVKAVMQQIISGQGRIDILVNCAGIAHIGKLDTTAEEDFDRVYQVNVKGTYNCMLAVIEQMKQQDSGVILNVASIASSVGIPDRFAYSMSKGAVLTMTLSVAKDYLPYHIRCNCISPARVHTPFVDGFISKNYPGKEAEMFEKLSKTQPIGRMAKPTEIAYQALYLCSDEAGFITGCDYPIDGGFIRLNN comes from the coding sequence CTGTTTAGGTTAGATGGAAAAGTAGCCGTAATTACGGGCGGCGGAAGTGGTATCGGGCAAGCAATTTCGCAGTGTTTCGCTGCGCAAGGCGCTTTCGTAAATATTATCGAACTAAATGAAACTGCCGGTACCGAGACCTTGGCCAACATTTTACAAGATGGCTACAAGGCTGCTTACCATAAATGTAACGTGGCCAGTCAAACGGATGTAAAAGCAGTTATGCAGCAAATTATATCCGGGCAGGGTCGGATTGATATATTAGTAAACTGTGCGGGTATCGCCCATATTGGTAAATTGGACACCACGGCGGAAGAAGATTTTGACAGGGTTTACCAAGTCAATGTAAAAGGAACTTATAATTGCATGCTAGCTGTCATCGAACAGATGAAGCAACAGGATAGCGGCGTAATTCTTAACGTGGCTTCCATTGCCAGCAGCGTAGGCATCCCGGATCGATTTGCTTATTCTATGAGTAAGGGCGCCGTGCTGACAATGACTTTATCCGTCGCAAAAGATTATTTACCATACCATATACGTTGCAATTGTATTTCCCCGGCCAGGGTACACACACCTTTCGTAGACGGATTTATCTCCAAAAATTACCCGGGTAAAGAAGCAGAGATGTTCGAAAAGCTGTCTAAGACACAGCCGATCGGTAGGATGGCTAAGCCTACCGAGATTGCTTACCAAGCGCTTTACCTGTGCTCTGACGAAGCTGGATTCATTACTGGTTGCGATTATCCGATAGACGGCGGCTTTATTCGCTTGAATAATTAA